In Dolichospermum flos-aquae CCAP 1403/13F, the following proteins share a genomic window:
- a CDS encoding DUF3172 domain-containing protein yields the protein MRRKSANNRPTNPSKPSMFQSPVFNFATIALLGGVMILGIGIGIAFSSTTTLSSSNVASREFIDTRAPNPEICVQFGSSAMVMDARLFVTLNPFNVFVAQPNIRPGCVIRQNNWAILENKKLVTSDQVRECKNRLNTFGFTGDLNSEKPDIRCIYQNESAQNFFLSQPGAVGSPQDTERF from the coding sequence ATGAGACGTAAATCTGCTAATAATAGACCAACTAATCCGTCTAAACCCTCTATGTTCCAATCCCCGGTGTTTAACTTCGCCACCATTGCCCTTTTAGGAGGAGTGATGATTTTGGGAATTGGGATTGGGATTGCGTTTAGTTCGACAACTACATTGAGTTCATCAAATGTGGCTTCCCGTGAGTTCATTGACACTAGAGCGCCAAATCCTGAGATTTGTGTGCAGTTTGGATCTAGCGCCATGGTGATGGATGCTAGACTCTTTGTCACTCTTAATCCCTTTAATGTCTTTGTTGCCCAGCCAAATATCCGCCCTGGATGTGTAATTCGTCAAAATAACTGGGCAATTTTGGAAAATAAAAAACTTGTAACATCAGATCAGGTACGAGAATGTAAAAATCGTCTTAATACCTTTGGCTTTACAGGGGACTTAAATAGTGAAAAGCCAGATATTAGATGTATTTATCAAAATGAATCGGCTCAAAATTTCTTTTTATCTCAACCGGGGGCTGTGGGAAGTCCTCAAGATACGGAAAGATTTTAA
- a CDS encoding Bax inhibitor-1/YccA family protein, with the protein MSNSSNFREAFREAKTHGIVGPNVIANALPYVGAGLVLTAFGTYGGLGVIRTNPGLFFPTFIGAVILELILFFVAQNVASKGNKALALPLLGIYSLLSGYTLSGLVFVALRTQGVGIQGIAIAALSCGITFIVARKIGSNLSEADGMALTKTISLGIVALLVVCLLQFVFALFGVYTPSWLEIGISGIGVFLFAGASVVDFYILPRTYRNDEYLPAALSMYLTYINLFVFILRLLIAINGRD; encoded by the coding sequence ATGAGTAATTCCAGCAACTTTCGTGAAGCTTTCCGTGAGGCTAAAACTCATGGAATCGTTGGTCCCAATGTTATCGCTAACGCCCTCCCCTATGTCGGTGCTGGATTGGTGCTAACAGCATTCGGAACTTATGGTGGTTTAGGTGTTATCCGCACTAATCCCGGACTCTTTTTTCCTACCTTCATTGGGGCGGTAATTCTCGAATTAATTTTGTTCTTCGTTGCCCAAAATGTCGCATCAAAAGGTAACAAAGCCCTAGCCTTACCCCTATTGGGTATTTACAGTCTATTATCTGGATATACCCTAAGTGGCTTGGTATTTGTAGCTTTGAGAACCCAAGGGGTAGGTATTCAAGGTATTGCTATTGCTGCTTTAAGTTGTGGCATTACCTTCATTGTTGCCCGAAAAATCGGTTCTAACCTTTCGGAAGCAGACGGTATGGCTTTGACAAAAACCATTAGTTTAGGCATTGTTGCCTTATTGGTGGTTTGTCTGCTCCAATTTGTCTTTGCCTTGTTTGGCGTTTATACACCCAGTTGGTTAGAAATTGGTATCTCTGGTATAGGTGTATTTCTCTTCGCAGGAGCATCAGTAGTTGATTTCTACATCTTGCCTCGTACCTACCGCAATGATGAATATTTACCAGCAGCTTTGTCAATGTATCTCACCTACATTAACTTATTCGTTTTTATCTTACGCTTGCTCATTGCTATCAATGGTCGTGATTAA
- a CDS encoding AMIN domain-containing protein → MKTITNKILPSIGVSLCGLITLTPNISIAQPIAQLNNWEFNPKSQQLEINISATATPQYFYLAEPPRLVLDLPNTKLGKVLTQKEYAGAIQKIRISQLNANITRIVLDLAPGIKFQPNQVQLQPLSRQKPTRWVFNPHLTFSPANSLLTKPTTTLPPSTNLTSNSQQPLITVPPLNSQNPSPINNSPLPAAMFPTPEENKNSSPNHPKEIPIIEFGQPLPSQKF, encoded by the coding sequence ATGAAAACAATAACTAATAAAATTCTTCCATCTATCGGGGTAAGTTTATGTGGTTTAATCACCCTTACCCCCAATATCAGTATTGCCCAACCAATCGCACAACTTAATAATTGGGAATTTAACCCCAAATCCCAGCAGTTAGAAATTAATATCTCCGCAACTGCAACACCCCAATATTTCTACCTAGCCGAACCACCACGTCTGGTTCTCGATTTACCTAATACCAAATTGGGTAAAGTCCTCACCCAAAAAGAATATGCCGGGGCAATTCAGAAAATTCGTATTTCTCAACTTAACGCCAATATTACCCGCATAGTTCTTGATCTAGCACCAGGAATCAAATTCCAACCCAACCAAGTACAACTTCAACCTCTTTCTCGACAAAAACCCACGCGCTGGGTATTCAATCCTCATCTTACCTTTTCTCCCGCTAACAGTCTGTTAACAAAACCCACTACCACCCTACCACCATCCACAAACCTCACAAGCAACTCCCAACAACCCTTAATCACCGTCCCACCCCTAAATTCTCAAAACCCGTCACCAATCAACAATTCACCCCTACCTGCTGCCATGTTTCCCACACCTGAAGAAAACAAAAACAGTTCCCCCAATCACCCTAAAGAAATTCCCATTATCGAATTTGGTCAACCTTTACCCAGCCAAAAATTTTAG
- a CDS encoding cation:proton antiporter gives MHTVVLVLVQVLIVIGLSRLVGLGFKAIKQPLVIGEIFAGIMLGPSLFGLIAPGLAHSLFPPETMPYLNVLSQIGLIFFMFLIGLELNPKYLSGNLKTAILISNLSIIVPFASAFGLSFLLYPLVSGNNVNFAPFALFLGAAMSITAFPVLARIITENNLQGTRLGTLALTCAAVDDVTAWCILAVAIAVARHGSIDQQAIFTIVESIVYIGFMFTVGRWFLKRLSKHHRRAGRLSQLVLAVIYMGVVSSALITEFIGIHLIFGAFLLGAVMPKDEGLVRELAIKTEDFVLIFLLPIFFAYSGLKTQIGLLNSPHLWLLSALILLVAIGGKFTGAYIAARISGIDKREASALGWLMNTRGLTELIVLNIGLELGVITPLLFTMLVIMALVTTFMTSPLLEWTYPKRLIRLDIVEPEAEIPSEAVPAPSEPYLIPYRILVPVANPNAQKGLLQLATAIAVNNRQPAIVYPLSFIELEEDYGFESTPTEADRLIAERRQKLEELINTLEPPLTRSCIHPIVRISSNVARETAQIAKIEQPDLVLVGWHRPAFSNNRLGGRVGQILGTTPVDVAVFVDKGGERLESLLVPYSANIHDDLALIIALRMLINRDTCMLQVLQVFKGNHVQDELSYELNTMIEQLPKSVRDRIEIKTVTSPEPIQAVITASENVDLTIAGTSRLWGIERQTLGRYTDQLAIQCRSSLLITRRYSQVTSHLTALLPAVNTQEIIRNS, from the coding sequence ATGCACACAGTTGTTCTCGTTCTAGTTCAGGTGTTAATTGTAATTGGACTCTCCCGACTTGTGGGACTGGGATTCAAAGCAATTAAACAACCATTGGTAATTGGTGAGATCTTCGCTGGTATCATGCTTGGTCCATCATTATTTGGTTTAATTGCTCCCGGTTTAGCACATAGCCTATTTCCCCCAGAAACAATGCCTTATTTGAATGTTTTATCGCAAATAGGGCTAATATTTTTTATGTTTCTGATTGGGTTGGAATTAAATCCTAAATATCTGAGTGGTAACTTAAAAACTGCCATTCTCATTTCTAATCTCAGCATTATTGTTCCCTTTGCTTCGGCTTTTGGATTATCTTTCCTCCTTTATCCTTTAGTTTCTGGCAACAATGTAAATTTTGCCCCTTTTGCCTTGTTTTTAGGGGCAGCCATGTCAATTACCGCCTTTCCTGTATTGGCGAGAATTATTACCGAAAATAACTTACAGGGAACTCGGTTAGGGACATTAGCCTTAACTTGTGCAGCAGTGGATGATGTGACAGCTTGGTGTATTTTAGCAGTAGCGATCGCTGTCGCTCGTCACGGTAGTATTGATCAACAAGCTATTTTCACCATTGTTGAAAGCATTGTTTATATTGGCTTCATGTTCACAGTTGGACGGTGGTTTCTCAAACGGTTAAGCAAACATCATCGTCGGGCTGGACGTTTGAGTCAATTGGTTCTCGCTGTAATTTATATGGGAGTTGTGTCCTCTGCTTTAATTACTGAATTTATCGGCATTCACCTAATTTTTGGGGCATTCTTATTAGGCGCAGTCATGCCCAAAGATGAGGGATTAGTCAGAGAATTAGCCATCAAAACTGAAGATTTTGTTCTCATCTTTCTGTTACCAATCTTCTTTGCCTACAGTGGTTTAAAAACACAAATTGGTTTACTTAACAGTCCTCATTTATGGCTATTGTCTGCTTTGATTTTATTAGTAGCAATCGGTGGTAAATTTACTGGTGCTTATATAGCTGCTCGAATTAGTGGCATTGACAAACGCGAAGCATCAGCCCTGGGTTGGTTAATGAATACTCGCGGTTTAACCGAGTTAATTGTCTTGAACATTGGTTTAGAGTTAGGCGTAATTACCCCCTTACTTTTCACCATGTTAGTAATTATGGCTTTGGTGACAACATTCATGACTTCACCATTACTGGAATGGACTTATCCTAAGCGCCTAATCAGATTAGATATAGTTGAACCAGAAGCAGAAATTCCCTCAGAAGCTGTACCAGCCCCCAGCGAACCTTACCTCATCCCATATCGGATTTTAGTCCCAGTTGCCAATCCCAATGCCCAAAAAGGTTTGTTACAGTTAGCAACAGCGATCGCAGTCAACAACCGACAACCTGCTATTGTTTATCCCCTCAGTTTTATTGAACTCGAAGAAGACTATGGCTTTGAAAGTACCCCCACCGAAGCCGACAGACTGATTGCCGAGCGTCGCCAAAAATTAGAAGAATTAATCAATACCCTAGAACCACCACTAACACGTTCCTGTATCCATCCCATAGTTCGCATATCTAGCAATGTTGCTAGAGAAACAGCACAAATAGCCAAAATTGAACAACCCGATTTAGTTCTCGTCGGTTGGCATCGTCCAGCTTTTAGTAACAATCGGTTAGGAGGAAGAGTCGGACAAATCCTGGGGACTACACCAGTAGATGTCGCCGTATTTGTAGATAAAGGTGGCGAACGGTTAGAAAGTTTATTAGTTCCCTACTCTGCCAACATTCATGACGATTTAGCATTAATTATCGCCCTCAGAATGCTGATTAATCGTGATACTTGTATGTTACAAGTTTTACAAGTCTTTAAAGGCAATCATGTCCAAGACGAATTAAGTTATGAACTCAACACCATGATTGAGCAGTTACCCAAAAGTGTCCGCGATCGCATTGAAATTAAAACTGTTACATCCCCAGAACCAATCCAAGCGGTAATTACTGCCTCAGAAAATGTTGATCTGACTATTGCTGGTACTAGCCGTCTGTGGGGAATAGAACGTCAAACTCTGGGAAGATACACAGATCAACTCGCCATCCAATGTCGTTCTTCATTACTCATTACCCGTCGTTACAGTCAAGTTACCTCACACCTTACCGCCCTTTTACCAGCAGTTAATACCCAAGAAATAATTCGTAATTCTTAA
- a CDS encoding ABC-F family ATP-binding cassette domain-containing protein, which translates to MLRLEHISKIYPTGEVLKDINWEVKPGDRIGLVGVNGAGKSTQLKIISGEIEPTAGEIIRPSSLHIAYLNQEFEVDPTRTVREEFWTVFKEANEVQKALAHIPHEMETANPEELDELIHQLDRLQRQFEALDGYNLDSRIGKILPEMGFQLEDGDRLVSAFSGGWQMRMSLGKILLQKPDLLLLDEPTNHLDLETIEWLENYLRGLITPMVIVSHDREFLDRLCNQIVETERGVSSSYLGNYSSYLQQKAENQYAQLNAYERQQKELEKQQAFVDKFRASATRSTQAKSREKQLDKIERIEAPTGGVRTLHFRFPDASRSGREVVEIKDLTHVYGDKILFLSANLLVERGDRIAFLGPNGAGKSTLLKIMMGVEPPTEGIVKLGDHNVIPGYFEQNQAEALDLNKTVMETIHDEVPNWTNEEVRTLLGRFLFTGDTVFKKVGALSGGEKARLALAKMLLRPANLIILDEPTNHLDIPAKEMMEEALQNYDGTALVVSHDRYFISQVANKIVEIRDGEFRVYLGDYHYYLDKKAEEKEQAELAAAEAEKAAKKAAKAAKAGAKQK; encoded by the coding sequence ATGCTGCGATTAGAACATATCAGTAAAATTTATCCTACAGGCGAAGTTCTTAAAGATATCAACTGGGAAGTCAAACCAGGAGATCGGATTGGTTTAGTTGGTGTTAACGGTGCGGGAAAATCCACCCAATTGAAAATCATCTCTGGGGAGATTGAACCCACCGCTGGGGAAATTATTCGCCCTTCCAGCCTACATATAGCTTATCTTAACCAAGAATTTGAGGTTGACCCCACTCGTACAGTCAGAGAAGAATTTTGGACTGTATTTAAAGAAGCTAATGAAGTGCAGAAGGCTTTAGCTCATATTCCCCATGAGATGGAAACTGCTAATCCAGAAGAGTTAGATGAACTAATTCATCAGTTAGATAGGTTACAGCGTCAATTTGAGGCTTTAGACGGATATAACTTAGACTCGCGGATTGGTAAGATTTTACCAGAGATGGGATTTCAACTAGAAGATGGCGATCGCCTAGTTAGTGCCTTCTCCGGTGGTTGGCAAATGCGGATGAGTTTAGGGAAAATTCTCCTGCAAAAACCCGACTTGTTACTACTGGACGAACCGACAAACCACTTAGATTTAGAAACCATTGAGTGGTTAGAAAATTACCTGCGCGGTTTAATTACCCCCATGGTGATAGTTTCCCATGACCGGGAATTTTTAGATCGTCTGTGTAACCAAATCGTGGAAACTGAACGGGGTGTTTCCAGTTCTTACCTGGGTAATTACTCATCCTACCTACAACAAAAAGCGGAAAATCAATACGCACAACTTAACGCTTACGAACGTCAGCAAAAAGAATTAGAAAAACAACAAGCATTTGTAGATAAATTCCGCGCCAGTGCTACCCGCAGTACCCAAGCGAAAAGTAGAGAAAAGCAACTAGATAAAATTGAACGCATCGAAGCTCCCACAGGCGGAGTAAGAACTCTGCATTTCCGTTTTCCTGATGCTAGTCGTAGCGGTAGAGAAGTGGTAGAAATTAAGGATTTAACTCATGTTTATGGGGATAAAATTCTGTTTTTGTCGGCAAATCTGCTAGTGGAAAGAGGAGACAGAATTGCGTTTCTCGGTCCCAATGGTGCGGGTAAATCCACACTATTAAAAATTATGATGGGTGTTGAACCTCCCACAGAAGGGATTGTGAAATTAGGTGATCACAACGTTATTCCGGGTTACTTTGAGCAAAACCAAGCGGAAGCGTTGGATTTAAATAAAACCGTCATGGAAACAATTCATGATGAAGTTCCCAACTGGACAAACGAAGAAGTTCGTACACTGTTAGGAAGATTCTTATTTACTGGTGATACCGTATTTAAGAAAGTTGGGGCATTGAGTGGAGGTGAAAAAGCTCGGTTAGCATTGGCAAAAATGCTTTTACGTCCAGCGAATTTAATCATTTTGGATGAGCCTACCAACCACTTAGATATTCCTGCGAAAGAAATGATGGAAGAGGCTTTGCAAAACTATGATGGTACAGCCCTGGTAGTTTCCCACGACCGTTATTTTATCTCCCAAGTAGCTAACAAAATCGTCGAAATTCGTGATGGTGAATTTCGCGTTTATTTAGGAGATTATCACTACTATCTCGATAAGAAAGCCGAAGAGAAAGAACAAGCAGAATTAGCAGCAGCAGAAGCTGAAAAAGCTGCTAAAAAAGCCGCTAAAGCTGCTAAAGCTGGAGCAAAGCAGAAGTAG
- a CDS encoding MASE1 domain-containing protein, producing MKFKLGFILVRSTWIAVLALVYYETAQFSRILASTPQNVTPVWPPDGFATAAILLFGYWIWPGVLIGSFLANIWAFINPTNIITQISSILQVLGIAIGTTSGILLGCFLFRKLVATPSPLERLSDVRKFLVFTGMIGPIVNATAGAIGLILLGKISIIDFTNAWVTWWISNVAGIFIFTPALLTWGELFKEYFLTHKQEFAINIKSRTFWGIIEILLLLKIVLIICENAFFNNYFIEYMIIPCLVWAVFRFGKLAATNLIVLVAVMAILGTVRGLGAFNRSNLNDSLLLLQCFIGVIVLTTLVLNAVISERKTAILILKNSQMELFDKSLELQQIAEILEQQKEQLIQQNLELELAKQNSVDANNYKSQFLTNMSHELRIPLNGILGISQIFRDSPKLTTSEKEDIQIIYQSGVHLLSLINDILDISKIEAGKMALELQNFNFPDFLKGIVEICRYSTVEKNLDFIYQFDQKIPIIIHTDEKRLKQILLNLLGNAIKFTDIGKVNLIVNFISQEPKNELFYLTKINFQVTDTGVGISSEKLAKIFLPFEQVGESKLKSQGTGLGLAISQKIAQIMGSEIKVISKLSQGSLFSVELDFLTPKDQDIQKPVIKFDTHFSQKFPLQILIAEDNIVNQKIAEKLFQKLGYQVDIVNNGVEVLTALKQQIYDVIFMDIQMPELDGIETTKAIYQEWGKTNRPYIIAMTANAMQSNRDECLSVGMDDFIPKPVKLEAIVESIQLVQKRLFQHRIYQSESTD from the coding sequence ATGAAATTCAAGTTAGGATTTATATTAGTCCGTTCTACATGGATAGCAGTTTTAGCTTTAGTATACTACGAAACTGCACAATTTTCTCGAATTCTCGCTTCTACGCCCCAAAATGTTACACCAGTTTGGCCACCTGATGGTTTTGCTACTGCTGCTATATTACTTTTTGGGTATTGGATTTGGCCAGGAGTATTAATTGGGTCATTCTTAGCAAATATTTGGGCATTTATTAATCCAACCAATATCATTACGCAAATTTCTTCAATTTTACAGGTTTTAGGAATTGCTATTGGTACAACTTCTGGGATATTACTGGGTTGTTTCCTATTTCGCAAATTAGTTGCTACACCCTCTCCTCTAGAACGACTAAGCGACGTGAGGAAATTTTTAGTATTCACAGGGATGATTGGACCAATTGTGAATGCGACTGCGGGAGCAATAGGATTAATATTATTAGGAAAAATATCTATTATTGACTTTACTAATGCATGGGTAACTTGGTGGATATCTAACGTAGCTGGAATTTTTATTTTTACTCCAGCATTACTAACTTGGGGAGAGTTATTTAAAGAATATTTCTTAACGCACAAACAAGAATTTGCAATTAACATAAAATCAAGAACTTTTTGGGGAATTATCGAAATCTTACTCTTATTAAAAATTGTCCTTATTATATGTGAAAATGCTTTTTTTAATAACTATTTTATAGAATACATGATTATTCCTTGTTTAGTTTGGGCAGTTTTTCGGTTTGGGAAACTAGCTGCTACAAACTTAATTGTACTTGTAGCTGTAATGGCTATTTTAGGAACAGTTAGAGGACTAGGAGCATTTAATCGTTCTAACTTAAATGACTCTCTTTTATTACTACAATGCTTTATTGGGGTAATTGTCTTAACAACACTTGTGTTAAATGCTGTGATTAGTGAAAGAAAAACAGCAATATTAATCCTAAAAAATTCGCAAATGGAATTATTTGATAAATCGCTAGAACTTCAGCAAATAGCAGAAATATTAGAGCAACAAAAAGAACAGCTTATTCAGCAAAATTTAGAATTAGAATTAGCAAAACAAAATTCTGTAGATGCTAACAATTACAAAAGTCAATTTCTCACCAACATGAGTCACGAACTGCGGATACCATTAAATGGTATTTTAGGAATTTCTCAAATTTTTCGAGATTCACCAAAATTAACAACATCAGAGAAAGAAGATATTCAAATCATTTATCAATCAGGTGTCCATTTATTATCATTAATTAATGATATTTTAGATATTTCTAAAATAGAAGCTGGAAAAATGGCACTAGAACTACAAAATTTTAACTTTCCTGATTTTTTGAAAGGGATAGTCGAAATTTGTCGTTATTCTACAGTGGAAAAAAATCTTGATTTTATCTATCAGTTTGACCAAAAAATACCTATTATTATTCATACCGATGAAAAACGCTTAAAACAGATTTTGCTAAATCTATTAGGAAACGCTATTAAATTTACGGATATAGGTAAAGTAAATTTGATTGTTAATTTTATTAGTCAAGAACCAAAAAATGAGTTATTTTATTTAACTAAAATAAACTTCCAAGTTACAGATACGGGTGTGGGAATTAGCTCTGAAAAATTAGCCAAAATATTCTTACCATTTGAGCAAGTAGGAGAAAGTAAACTTAAATCTCAAGGCACAGGATTAGGTTTAGCAATTAGTCAAAAAATAGCTCAAATAATGGGTAGTGAAATTAAAGTCATTAGTAAATTATCCCAAGGTAGTCTATTTAGTGTAGAGTTAGATTTTCTCACCCCCAAAGATCAAGATATCCAAAAACCAGTCATTAAATTTGATACCCATTTCTCCCAGAAATTTCCTTTACAAATATTGATTGCTGAAGATAATATTGTTAATCAGAAAATTGCTGAGAAATTATTTCAGAAACTAGGATATCAAGTAGATATTGTCAATAATGGGGTTGAGGTATTAACCGCATTAAAACAACAGATATATGATGTTATTTTCATGGATATACAAATGCCAGAATTAGATGGGATAGAAACAACAAAGGCAATTTATCAAGAATGGGGTAAAACTAATCGTCCTTATATTATTGCTATGACTGCCAATGCAATGCAGTCAAACAGAGATGAATGTTTATCTGTTGGTATGGATGATTTTATTCCTAAGCCTGTCAAATTAGAAGCAATTGTAGAATCAATTCAACTGGTGCAAAAAAGACTTTTTCAACACAGAATTTATCAGTCAGAATCAACAGATTAA
- a CDS encoding transaldolase family protein, with the protein MALYLDSAIAAEAEIVKHWGWVKGITTNPTLLAQANTPPETTLKTLVSLTSGPVYYQLLVSDKEKMIAQGRKAFEIIGSQTILKIPATPLGFEVVATLSSEITCSVTGIYSPAQAAVAKEAGAKIAIAYVNRAERLLGDGIALVRDMASILKGSDVEILAASIKSPAEAAASLQAGANHLTLPLAMLQAIASHEFSNQTVIDFAAGGIGLTI; encoded by the coding sequence ATGGCACTTTATTTAGATTCAGCTATTGCCGCAGAAGCCGAAATTGTTAAACATTGGGGTTGGGTAAAAGGTATCACCACCAACCCCACATTGTTAGCACAAGCCAACACCCCACCAGAAACCACCCTCAAAACCTTAGTTTCCTTAACTTCAGGTCCGGTATATTATCAACTCCTCGTTTCAGACAAAGAGAAAATGATAGCCCAAGGGAGAAAAGCTTTTGAAATTATTGGTTCTCAAACCATCTTAAAAATTCCTGCCACACCCCTAGGATTTGAGGTAGTAGCCACCCTTTCCTCAGAAATCACCTGTTCCGTCACCGGCATTTACAGCCCCGCACAAGCCGCAGTAGCCAAGGAAGCGGGGGCAAAAATCGCCATAGCCTATGTCAATCGGGCTGAACGCTTGTTAGGAGACGGTATTGCTTTGGTACGAGATATGGCCAGCATTCTCAAAGGCAGTGATGTGGAAATTTTAGCAGCTAGTATCAAGTCACCAGCAGAAGCAGCCGCGTCTCTCCAAGCCGGTGCTAATCATCTCACCTTACCTTTGGCAATGTTGCAAGCCATAGCAAGCCATGAATTTTCCAATCAAACCGTGATTGATTTTGCGGCTGGAGGAATCGGCTTAACAATTTAA